In Corvus moneduloides isolate bCorMon1 chromosome 3, bCorMon1.pri, whole genome shotgun sequence, one DNA window encodes the following:
- the PREB gene encoding prolactin regulatory element-binding protein isoform X1 codes for MAPRRPAELYRAPFPLYTVRLHPRRPLAITAGGGGAAKTGIRNGVHFLQLEQIGGQLSASLLHCHDTETRATMTMALAGDVIAAGQDNSCHILRFTVQEPEGPGTAGKDGSGEKGVRRRRGPGGGAQGSAQSRAREVRVESLQRVRTDFSPDALQKAVHFSADGALLATGGADGFLRLWEFPSMKKTLEFRAHDGEIEDIALGPDNKVVTAGRDFQCCVWQQDQLVTGLRWHENLPGIPDKAYRYQACRFGAVEGSAGALRLYTVQVPHKRERRPPPCYLTKWDGKSFLPLLTRPCGSEVISCLSISDSGTFLGLGTVTGSVAIHIAFSLQRLYYVKEAHGIVVTDVAFVPESRPGRELLGGHEAALLSVAVDSRCKLHLLPTRRSLPVWLLLLLCAGLIVATILLLQLTFPGFL; via the exons ATGGCGCCGCGGCGGCCCGCCGAGCTGTACCGGGCGCCGTTCCCGCTCTACACCGTCCGCCTGCACCCGCGGCGGCCCCTCGCCATCACCGCCGGCGGCGGAGGCGCCGCCAAGACCGGCATCCGCAATGGCGTG CACTTCCTACAGCTGGAGCAGATCGGGGGGCAGCTCAGCGCGTCGCTGCTGCACTGCCACGACACCGAGACCCGCGCCACCATGACCATGGCGCTGGCCGGGGACGTCATTGCGGCTGGGCAGGACAACAGCTGCCACATCCTGCGCTTCACCGTACAGGAGCCCGAGGGCCCGGGCACCGCCGGGAAAGACG GCAGTGGGGAGAAGGGCGTGCGGCGGCGGCGAGGCCCCGGCGGGGGGGCCCAGGGGAGCGCGCAGAGCCGGGCCCGCGAGGTGAGGGTGGAGAGCCTGCAGCGCGTGCGCACCGACTTCAGCCCCGATGCCCTGCAGAAGGCCGTGCACTTCAGCGCCGACGGAGCCCTGCTCGCCACTGGTGGGGCTGATGGCTTCCTGCGCCTCTGGGAG tTCCCCAGCATGAAGAAGACGTTGGAGTTCAGAGCCCACGACGGGGAGATTGAGGACATCGCACTGGGCCCTGACAACAAG GTGGTGACGGCGGGGAGGGACTTCCAGTGCTGcgtgtggcagcaggaccagctgGTAACGGGGCTGCGCTGGCACGAGAACCTGCCCGGCATCCCCGACAAGGCCTATCGCTACCAGGCCTGCCG GTTTGGGGCCGTGGAGGGCAGTGCCGGGGCTCTGCGGCTCTACACAGTGCAGGTGCCCCACAAGCGGGAGCGCCGGCCCCCACCCTGCTACCTGACCAAGTGGGATGGGAAGAGCTTCCTGCCGCTGCTGACACGGCCTTGTGGCTCCGAGGTGATCTCCTGCCTCTCCATCAG TGATTCGGGCACCTTCCTGGGACTGGGCACAGTGACAGGCTCCGTGGCCATCCACATTGCCTTCTCTCTGCAg AGATTGTACTACGTGAAGGAGGCCCATGGCATTGTGGTGACCGATGTGGCCTTTGTCCCTGAGAGCCGGCCCGggcgggagctgctggggggcCACGAGGCTGCCCTGCTCAGCGTGGCCGTGGACAGCCGCTGCAAACTGCACCTGCTGCCCACCCGCC GTTCCCTCCctgtctggctgctgctgctgctctgtgctgggctcaTTGTGGCCACcatcttgctgctgcagctcacgTTCCCAGGCTTCCTGTAG
- the PREB gene encoding prolactin regulatory element-binding protein isoform X2 → MTMALAGDVIAAGQDNSCHILRFTVQEPEGPGTAGKDGSGEKGVRRRRGPGGGAQGSAQSRAREVRVESLQRVRTDFSPDALQKAVHFSADGALLATGGADGFLRLWEFPSMKKTLEFRAHDGEIEDIALGPDNKVVTAGRDFQCCVWQQDQLVTGLRWHENLPGIPDKAYRYQACRFGAVEGSAGALRLYTVQVPHKRERRPPPCYLTKWDGKSFLPLLTRPCGSEVISCLSISDSGTFLGLGTVTGSVAIHIAFSLQRLYYVKEAHGIVVTDVAFVPESRPGRELLGGHEAALLSVAVDSRCKLHLLPTRRSLPVWLLLLLCAGLIVATILLLQLTFPGFL, encoded by the exons ATGACCATGGCGCTGGCCGGGGACGTCATTGCGGCTGGGCAGGACAACAGCTGCCACATCCTGCGCTTCACCGTACAGGAGCCCGAGGGCCCGGGCACCGCCGGGAAAGACG GCAGTGGGGAGAAGGGCGTGCGGCGGCGGCGAGGCCCCGGCGGGGGGGCCCAGGGGAGCGCGCAGAGCCGGGCCCGCGAGGTGAGGGTGGAGAGCCTGCAGCGCGTGCGCACCGACTTCAGCCCCGATGCCCTGCAGAAGGCCGTGCACTTCAGCGCCGACGGAGCCCTGCTCGCCACTGGTGGGGCTGATGGCTTCCTGCGCCTCTGGGAG tTCCCCAGCATGAAGAAGACGTTGGAGTTCAGAGCCCACGACGGGGAGATTGAGGACATCGCACTGGGCCCTGACAACAAG GTGGTGACGGCGGGGAGGGACTTCCAGTGCTGcgtgtggcagcaggaccagctgGTAACGGGGCTGCGCTGGCACGAGAACCTGCCCGGCATCCCCGACAAGGCCTATCGCTACCAGGCCTGCCG GTTTGGGGCCGTGGAGGGCAGTGCCGGGGCTCTGCGGCTCTACACAGTGCAGGTGCCCCACAAGCGGGAGCGCCGGCCCCCACCCTGCTACCTGACCAAGTGGGATGGGAAGAGCTTCCTGCCGCTGCTGACACGGCCTTGTGGCTCCGAGGTGATCTCCTGCCTCTCCATCAG TGATTCGGGCACCTTCCTGGGACTGGGCACAGTGACAGGCTCCGTGGCCATCCACATTGCCTTCTCTCTGCAg AGATTGTACTACGTGAAGGAGGCCCATGGCATTGTGGTGACCGATGTGGCCTTTGTCCCTGAGAGCCGGCCCGggcgggagctgctggggggcCACGAGGCTGCCCTGCTCAGCGTGGCCGTGGACAGCCGCTGCAAACTGCACCTGCTGCCCACCCGCC GTTCCCTCCctgtctggctgctgctgctgctctgtgctgggctcaTTGTGGCCACcatcttgctgctgcagctcacgTTCCCAGGCTTCCTGTAG
- the CGREF1 gene encoding cell growth regulator with EF hand domain protein 1, producing MRDQPRPHCPCWCSGSRCGSGAPRRATSLWDCAGSSAGLAPGQGGLLPQEKRVLPALPLPLNWSMKAELSMCGGGVGLGLRASCWSHSGTSCALRGLSVPSGSCQWHRGCPEPSGPVGPVCTGTGRPTPSVVVLLQGSVRGVGDTELGWPGSDRDHGVLRGGFTHRHGPALAVTTRPSLVPVRRCRVPVTPALPCVGLNPSSPRAGQGRARDGRGRSWARWQCRDVSDTWPRGGAGGADTRMGLARGRGMRNPPAMLILLLLGPAAWAAPRAGRSRPESPVATIVDLHPDPLSPESPVLLLLWSAVRSLRPPEQDVEAMTREQALLYLFVLHDHDQSRRLDGLELLQLLGTVLAQAGGQPDPDMVAALVDQALARQDLNGDGLLDPSELLDPPEVLLPGQGKGPPGQPPLEQQPGAVPGEGTEMPGQDLGLRSPGQAAIEAGDPQTGAPEDEAPKVESVKVESSSAEALEAEEAPEAKAPSTDAMEEEEAPEAEAPEGQGGPAWRDPGEG from the exons ATGAGGGACCAGCCCAGACCCCACTGTCCCTGCTGGTGCTCTGGGAGCAGATGCGGGTCTGGGGCACCGCGCAGGGCCACATCCCTGTGGgactgtgctggcagcagtgcagggctggcCCCAGGACAGGGGGGTCTCCTACCCCAGGAGAAGAGGGTCCTGCCCGCCCTGCCGCTGCCATTAAACTGGAGCATGAAGGCAGAGTTGTCCATGTGTGGTGGAGGAGTGGGCCTGGGGCTGAGGGCATCCTGCTGGTCGCACTCTGGGACGTCGTGTGCCCTCAGGGGcttgtctgtgccctcagggtCCTGTCAGTGGCACAGGGGCTGCCCAGAGCCCTCAGGGCCAGTGGGGCCCGTGTGTACTGGCACAGGCCGACCCACGCCCTcggtggtggtgctgctgcaggggtcGGTGCGGGGGGTCGGTGACACCGAGCTGGGCTGGCCCGGCTCTGACCGGGACCATGGGGTGCTTAGGGGGGGTTTCACCCACCGGCACGGCCCCGCCCTTGCTGTGACCACGCGCCCATCCCTGGTCCCCGTCCGGAGGTGCCGGGTCCCGGTTACCCCGGCGCTGCCCTGCGTGGGGCTCAATCCCTCCTCCCcccgggctgggcagggcagggcccgggaCGGGCGGGGCCGCTCCTGGGCCCGGTGGCAGTGCCGAGACGTGTCGGATACGTggccccggggcggggcgggcggcgcggacACGCGAATGGGGCTGG CCCGAGGCCGCGGGATGAGGAACCCGCCGGCGATgctgatcctgctgctgctggggccagCGGCCTGGGCCGCCCCCAGGGCGGGGAGGAGCAG GCCTGAGTCCCCCGTGGCCACAATCGTGGATCTGCACCCCGACCCGCTGAGCCCGGAGTcgcctgtgctgct gctgctgtggagcGCCGTGCGGAGCCTGAGGCCACCGGAGCAGGACGTGGAGGCCATGACACGGGAGCAGG ccctgctctaTCTCTTCGTGCTCCATGACCACGACCAGAGCAGGCGCCTggatgggctggagctgctccagttACTCGGCAcggtgctggcacaggctggggggcAGCCAGACCCTGACATG GTGGCTGCACTGGTGGACCAAGCCCTGGCAAGGCAGGACCTGAATGGGGATGGGCTGCTGGACCCCTCTGAGCTGCTGGACCCCCCCGAGGTGCTCTTGCCTGGCCAGGGCAAGGgacccccaggacagccccccctagagcagcagccaggagctgtgcctggggagggcaCAGAGATGCCTGGGCAGGACCTGGGGTTGAGAAGCCCAGGACAGGCAGCCATTGAGGCTGGAGACCCCCAGACTGGAGCCCCTGAGGATGAAGCCCCCAAGGTGGAATCCGTCAAGGTGGAATCTTCCAGTGCTGAGGCCTTGGAGGCAGAAGAAGCCCCTGAGGCCAAAGCCCCCAGTACTGATGCTATGGAGGAAGAGGAAGCCCCTGAGGCTGAAGCCCctgaggggcagggaggcccAGCATGGAGGGACCCAGGGGAGGGGTAG
- the KHK gene encoding ketohexokinase isoform X2, with translation MAAEAGGAAGKRRIMCVGLVCLDIISVVESFPAEDSDTSFIAADFKRRGVDTAHVAWQPRGEVPCACCLVNATSGSRTIVLHDTNLPDVTARDFERVDLSQYKWIHFEARNAAEQGAMLERVERHNRAAAPGRRVRISVELEKPREELLPLMGRGHVVFISKDLARHFGYQSAPEALRGLRGHIQPGATLICAWAEEGADAMGPDGELVHSDAFPPETLVDTLGAGDTFNAAVIFALAEGRTLQDALTFGCQIAGRKCGIQGFDGIV, from the exons ATGGCGGCAGAGGCGGGCGGCGCCGCGGGGAAGCGGCGGATCATGTGCGTGGGGCTGGTGTGCCTGGACATCATCAGCGTCGTGGAGTCTTTCCCAGCCGAGGATTCCGACACCAG CTTCATCGCGGCGGATTTCAAGCGTCGGGGTGTGGACACGGCGCACGTGGCCTGGCAGCCCCGCGGAGAAGTGCCCTGCGCCTGCTGCCTCGTCAACGCCACCAGCGGCTCCCGCACCATCGTCCTGCACGACAC GAACCTGCCTGACGTGACTGCTCGCGACTTCGAGCGGGTCGATCTTTCCCAATACAAGTGGATCCACTTCGAG GCCCGGAACGCGGCGGAGCAGGGGGCGATGCTGGAGCGTGTGGAGCGGCACAAccgggcggcggcgccggggcgGCGGGTCCGGATCTCGGTGGAGCTGGAGAAGCCgcgggaggagctgctgccgctGATGGGGCGGGGCCACGTG GTGTTCATCAGCAAGGACCTGGCCCGGCACTTCGGGTACCAATCGGCCCCCGAGGCcctgcgggggctgcggggccaCATCCAGCCAGG GGCCACGCTGATCTGCGCCTGGGCTGAGGAGGGGGCTGATGCCATGGGGCCCGACGGGGAGCTGGTGCACTCGGACGCCTTCCCCCCAGAGACCCTCGTGGACACactgggggctggggacaccttCAATGCCGCCGTCATCTTTGCGCTTGCAGAAG GGAGAACCTTGCAGGATGCCCTCACCTTTGGCTGCCAGATCGCGGGCAGGAAATGTGGGATCCAGGGCTTCGATGGCATTGTCTGA
- the KHK gene encoding ketohexokinase isoform X3 codes for MAAEAGGAAGKRRIMCVGLVCLDIISVVESFPAEDSDTRCVSQRWQRGGNASNSCTVLSLLGASCSFMGSLAPGPAADFIAADFKRRGVDTAHVAWQPRGEVPCACCLVNATSGSRTIVLHDTNLPDVTARDFERVDLSQYKWIHFEVFISKDLARHFGYQSAPEALRGLRGHIQPGATLICAWAEEGADAMGPDGELVHSDAFPPETLVDTLGAGDTFNAAVIFALAEGRTLQDALTFGCQIAGRKCGIQGFDGIV; via the exons ATGGCGGCAGAGGCGGGCGGCGCCGCGGGGAAGCGGCGGATCATGTGCGTGGGGCTGGTGTGCCTGGACATCATCAGCGTCGTGGAGTCTTTCCCAGCCGAGGATTCCGACACCAG GTGCGTGTCACAGCGATGGCAGCGGGGCGGGAACGCCTCCAACTCCTGCAcggtgctgtccctgctgggagcctcctgctccttcaTGGGCTCGCtggcccccggccccgccgctga CTTCATCGCGGCGGATTTCAAGCGTCGGGGTGTGGACACGGCGCACGTGGCCTGGCAGCCCCGCGGAGAAGTGCCCTGCGCCTGCTGCCTCGTCAACGCCACCAGCGGCTCCCGCACCATCGTCCTGCACGACAC GAACCTGCCTGACGTGACTGCTCGCGACTTCGAGCGGGTCGATCTTTCCCAATACAAGTGGATCCACTTCGAG GTGTTCATCAGCAAGGACCTGGCCCGGCACTTCGGGTACCAATCGGCCCCCGAGGCcctgcgggggctgcggggccaCATCCAGCCAGG GGCCACGCTGATCTGCGCCTGGGCTGAGGAGGGGGCTGATGCCATGGGGCCCGACGGGGAGCTGGTGCACTCGGACGCCTTCCCCCCAGAGACCCTCGTGGACACactgggggctggggacaccttCAATGCCGCCGTCATCTTTGCGCTTGCAGAAG GGAGAACCTTGCAGGATGCCCTCACCTTTGGCTGCCAGATCGCGGGCAGGAAATGTGGGATCCAGGGCTTCGATGGCATTGTCTGA
- the KHK gene encoding ketohexokinase isoform X1, producing the protein MAAEAGGAAGKRRIMCVGLVCLDIISVVESFPAEDSDTRCVSQRWQRGGNASNSCTVLSLLGASCSFMGSLAPGPAADFIAADFKRRGVDTAHVAWQPRGEVPCACCLVNATSGSRTIVLHDTNLPDVTARDFERVDLSQYKWIHFEARNAAEQGAMLERVERHNRAAAPGRRVRISVELEKPREELLPLMGRGHVVFISKDLARHFGYQSAPEALRGLRGHIQPGATLICAWAEEGADAMGPDGELVHSDAFPPETLVDTLGAGDTFNAAVIFALAEGRTLQDALTFGCQIAGRKCGIQGFDGIV; encoded by the exons ATGGCGGCAGAGGCGGGCGGCGCCGCGGGGAAGCGGCGGATCATGTGCGTGGGGCTGGTGTGCCTGGACATCATCAGCGTCGTGGAGTCTTTCCCAGCCGAGGATTCCGACACCAG GTGCGTGTCACAGCGATGGCAGCGGGGCGGGAACGCCTCCAACTCCTGCAcggtgctgtccctgctgggagcctcctgctccttcaTGGGCTCGCtggcccccggccccgccgctga CTTCATCGCGGCGGATTTCAAGCGTCGGGGTGTGGACACGGCGCACGTGGCCTGGCAGCCCCGCGGAGAAGTGCCCTGCGCCTGCTGCCTCGTCAACGCCACCAGCGGCTCCCGCACCATCGTCCTGCACGACAC GAACCTGCCTGACGTGACTGCTCGCGACTTCGAGCGGGTCGATCTTTCCCAATACAAGTGGATCCACTTCGAG GCCCGGAACGCGGCGGAGCAGGGGGCGATGCTGGAGCGTGTGGAGCGGCACAAccgggcggcggcgccggggcgGCGGGTCCGGATCTCGGTGGAGCTGGAGAAGCCgcgggaggagctgctgccgctGATGGGGCGGGGCCACGTG GTGTTCATCAGCAAGGACCTGGCCCGGCACTTCGGGTACCAATCGGCCCCCGAGGCcctgcgggggctgcggggccaCATCCAGCCAGG GGCCACGCTGATCTGCGCCTGGGCTGAGGAGGGGGCTGATGCCATGGGGCCCGACGGGGAGCTGGTGCACTCGGACGCCTTCCCCCCAGAGACCCTCGTGGACACactgggggctggggacaccttCAATGCCGCCGTCATCTTTGCGCTTGCAGAAG GGAGAACCTTGCAGGATGCCCTCACCTTTGGCTGCCAGATCGCGGGCAGGAAATGTGGGATCCAGGGCTTCGATGGCATTGTCTGA
- the EMILIN1 gene encoding EMILIN-1 isoform X2, translating to MWWWRDLSLLCPVRGNWCAYVVTRSVSCVVEDGVESFIKPDYQPCPWGQLQCPRVLAYRSFLRPRYKVSQRTVSELAWRCCQGYSGPDCSEGPSPASPQPTGRPPPRPGRPTLSGFGNPLSGLGGEGGGDTEKVRRLEEQVRRLSEQLEELRAGQEPPRAAVEGQPGGEQPADGPPAEVREALSHLQRRLEELETRLRRTEGGRDGPGGPGGPGTAALHELEQRLQEMCAACTAGTEGLRRQAAEDRERMRALEKLVGSVDQRNRDAVESVQRHISSLSSRLAPAPVAPPSPDLLRRLAELERRLEGLPVPAAVPGPGQVLARRLAELEGRLNASRAGPWPSEPEGRPGGLSGRLANLSRAVEGLVASGAQRGARLDQLEGLLARCGQPCPGQDGVLGPHLRQPEDTEGLWGDELAGTLGGLLGARREALAEELEQLRNRTGRLEAALEDLSGDPCSRPCASLPPREPEQLQPGPTEPEELDAPLEGFGVFRGTSPSELRVLRGELAAALSALSRLNATVEGLQDALEQQDTRQRQLAAVTDRVVAELDQAAAASAARQAESEERLEALARELARAGACPAGLEPRVAKLEGVCEQLEAVAGGLRGVREGLGRHVAGLWGAVRDLNATARAQAALLDKALDLPPRLGALNASLGHLRGELHRLAQLERHGPPGPPGPAGPMGETGPPGPAGPPGKDGEQGPVGPSGLPGEKGEVGEPGSVSRVAFSAALSTQRTEPGTVPFDQVLLNDGGAYDPETGTFTVPVPGRYLVSAVLTGHRGEGLEAVLSRSGHGIARLDSAGFQPEGLEKGPVAAQVPSPGALGVFSLLLPLAAGETLCVDLVSGRLAHAPDEPLTVFSAALLYDSDEP from the exons GTACCGCAGCTTCCTACGGCCCCGCTACAAGGTGTCCCAGCGAACGGTGTCGGAGCTGGCCTGGCGCTGCTGCCAGGGATACTCGGGCCCGGACTGCAGCGAGGGACCCTCTCCAGCATCCCCCCAGCCCACCGGCCGtccccccccccggcccggccgccccaCACTCTCTGGCTTCGGCAACCCCCTCAGTGGCCTGGGAGGTGAAG GTGGCGGAGACACGGAGAAGGTGCGACGGCTGGAGGAGCAGGTGCGGCGGCTGAGcgagcagctggaggagctgcgggCCGGGCAGGAGCCGCCCCGGGCAGCAGTGGAGGGGCAGCCCGGGGGCGAGCAGCCGGCTGACGGCCCCCCCGCCGAAGTGCGGGAGGCGCTGAGCCACCTTCAGCGgcggctggaggagctggagaccCGCCTGCGCCGCACCGAGGGCGGCCGGGATGGCCCaggggggccggggggcccCGGGACGGCGGCGCTGCATGAGCTGGAGCAGCGGCTGCAGGAGATGTGCGCGGCGTGCACGGCCGGCACGGAGGGGCTGCGGCGGCAGGCGGCCGAGGACCGGGAACGGATGCGGGCACTGGAGAAGCTGGTGGGCTCGGTGGACCAGCGCAACAGGGATGCAGTGGAGTCGGTGCAGCGGCACATCAGCAGCCTGAGCAGCCGCCTGGCCCCCGCCCCTGTGGCCCCCCCGTCCCCAGACCTGCTCCGTCGCTTGGCCGAGCTCGAGCGGCGGCTGGAGGGGCTGCCGGTGccggcggcggtgccggggccgGGACAGGTGCTCGCGCGGCggctggctgagctggaggggCGGCTGAACGCTTCACGCGCCGGCCCGTGGCCCTCCGAGCCCGAGGGGAGGCCGGGTGGGCTGTCGGGGCGCCTGGCCAACCTCAGCCGGGCAGTGGAGGGGCTGGTGGCGAGTGGGGCCCAGCGCGGCGCCCGCCTGGACCAGCTCGAGGGGCTGCTGGCCCGCTGcggccagccctgcccagggcaggacgGGGTGCTCGGCCCCCACCTCCGGCAGCCAGAGGACACCGAAGGTCTCTGGGGGGACGAGCTGGCTGGGACCCTGGGAGGGCTGCTGGGGGCGCGGAGGGAGGCGCTGGccgaggagctggagcagctccgcaACCGGACAGGGCGGCTGGAGGCGGCTCTTGAGGACCTGAGCGGTGACCCCTGCTCCCGGCCCTGCGCCTCGCTGCCCCCCCGGGAGccggagcagctccagcccggCCCCACAGAACCAGAGGAGCTGGATGCACCGCTGGAGGGGTTCGGTGTCTTTAGGGGCACGTCACCCTCGGAGCTGCGGGTGCTGCggggggagctggcagcagcgCTCTCGGCCCTGAGCAGGCTCAATGCCACggtggaggggctgcaggacgcgctggagcagcaggacaccCGGCAGCGCCAGTTGGCCGCCGTCACCGACCGCGTGGTGGCCGAGCTGGACCAGGCAGCGGCAGCGTCGGCGGCGCGACAGGCTGAGAGCGAGGAGCGGCTGGAGGCGCTGGCGCGGGAGCTGGCGCGGGCCGGGGCCTGCccggcagggctggagccacGCGTGGCCAAGCTGGAGGGGGTCTGCGAGCAGCTGGAGGCGGTggccggggggctgcggggcgtCCGCGAGGGGCTGGGCCGGCACGTGGCCGGGCTGTGGGGCGCCGTGCGGGACCTGAACGCCACGGCCCGCGCCCAGGCCGCGCTGCTGGACAAGGCGCTGGACCTGCCCCCCAGGCTCGGCGCCCTCAACGCCAGCCTGGGGCACCTGCGCGGGGAGCTGCACcgcctggcacagctggagcgACACG gCCCCCCCGGTCCCCCTGGACCTGCTGGCCCCATGGGCGAGACAGGCCCTCCTGGCCCCGCTGGGCCCCCTGGCAAGGATGGAGAACAGGGTCCCGTGGGCCCCTCCG ggctgcccGGAGAGAAAG GCGAGGTCGGGGAGCCGGGCTCGGTGTCCCGCGTCGCTTTCTCGGCTGCCCTGAGCACCCAACGCACGGAGCCAGGCACCGTCCCCTTCGACCAGGTGCTGCTCAACGACGGTGGCGCCTACGATCCCGAGACAG GCACATTCACAGTGCCGGTGCCCGGGCGGTACCTGGTGAGCGCAGTGCTGACGGGGCACCGGGGCGAGGGGCTGGAGGCCGTCCTGTCCCGCTCTGGCCATGGCATTGCCCGCCTGGACTCAGCTGGGTTCCAGCCCgaggggctggagaaggggccGGTGGCCGCGCAGGTCCCCAGCCCCGGTGCCCTTGGCGTCTTcagcctgctgctgccgctggCGGCCGGCGAGACGCTGTGTGTGGACCTGGTGTCGGGGCGCCTGGCCCACGCACCCGACGAGCCCCTCACTGTCTTCAGCGCCGCCCTGCTCTACGACTCCGACGAGCCCTAG